A window of the Cytophagaceae bacterium genome harbors these coding sequences:
- a CDS encoding NADH-quinone oxidoreductase subunit C, giving the protein MIQNQELVEDLVGHFGERVFAFEEPYGLLSFSTSPDYLLELICYLKDHKTFKFNFLTDITGIHFPDNKDLEFCAVYHLHSWENNVRIRIKVFMPENNIEVPTLTGIFVGANWMEREAFDFYGINFLGHPNLKRILNIEEMDYHPMRKEYPLEDATRNDKIDALFGR; this is encoded by the coding sequence ATGATACAGAATCAGGAACTTGTTGAAGACCTTGTGGGTCACTTTGGAGAAAGAGTCTTTGCATTTGAAGAACCCTATGGCCTGCTTTCATTTTCAACCTCGCCAGATTATCTTTTGGAGTTAATTTGCTATTTAAAAGATCACAAAACGTTTAAATTCAACTTCCTGACTGATATCACAGGCATACATTTCCCTGACAACAAAGATTTGGAATTTTGTGCCGTTTATCATCTTCACAGTTGGGAAAACAATGTTAGAATCAGAATAAAAGTTTTTATGCCTGAAAACAACATTGAAGTGCCTACGCTCACAGGGATTTTTGTAGGTGCCAATTGGATGGAAAGAGAAGCTTTTGATTTTTATGGAATAAATTTTTTGGGTCATCCAAATCTAAAAAGAATTCTTAATATAGAAGAAATGGATTACCATCCTATGAGGAAGGAATATCCGTTGGAAGATGCAACACGAAATGATAAAATTGATGCCCTTTTTGGTAGATAA
- a CDS encoding NADH-quinone oxidoreductase subunit A gives MEGLPQDYIPLIIQFIVALSFVGVTIFATSVLGPRLKSKRKEDPFECGIESKGDARFPLNVRYFLVAILFVLFDVEVIFMYPWAVNFKKLGWFGFSEMLLFVGFLMAGFYYIIKKGVLNWDED, from the coding sequence ATGGAAGGCTTACCTCAAGATTACATTCCTTTAATAATACAATTTATTGTGGCTCTGTCCTTTGTTGGAGTAACAATATTTGCCACAAGTGTTTTAGGACCCCGATTAAAAAGCAAAAGAAAAGAAGATCCATTTGAATGTGGAATAGAAAGTAAGGGTGATGCAAGATTCCCTTTGAACGTCCGCTATTTTTTGGTAGCTATTTTATTCGTACTTTTTGATGTTGAAGTAATTTTCATGTACCCCTGGGCGGTGAATTTTAAAAAACTTGGTTGGTTTGGTTTTTCAGAAATGCTCCTTTTTGTAGGGTTTTTGATGGCTGGTTTTTATTATATTATAAAAAAAGGCGTCCTAAACTGGGACGAAGATTAA
- a CDS encoding NADH-quinone oxidoreductase subunit D: MEKQILAPKNVSDALALNVPMEDERELHTMNFGPTHPATHGIFQNILTMDGEKIVSSEQTVGYIHRAFEKIAERRPFYQITTLTDRMNYCSSPINNFGWHMTVEKLLGITVPKRAEYIRVIMMELARISDHLICNSILGVDTGAYSGFLYVMQEREKVYEIYEEVCGARLTTNMGRIGGMERDLSPTAIKKIKDFVNNSMPKVMKEFEELFVRNRIFRDRTIDVGPIKAERAMEYGFTGPNLRAAGIDYDIRIMEPYSSYQDFEFEIPVGHNGDTFDRFMVRNSEIWESLKIIKQAIDNLPEGAYYANENHYYLPPKKDVYSKMEALIYHFKIVMGEIDAPAGEVYHAVEGGNGELGFYLISDGGRTPYRLHFRRPGFIYYQAFPEMIEGLTVSDIVPIMSSLNVIAGELDA, from the coding sequence ATGGAAAAACAAATTTTGGCTCCCAAAAATGTAAGTGATGCATTAGCCCTGAATGTCCCTATGGAGGACGAAAGAGAGCTGCACACCATGAATTTTGGCCCTACTCATCCAGCCACCCATGGTATTTTCCAAAATATTCTGACCATGGACGGTGAAAAAATTGTCTCATCAGAACAAACCGTAGGATACATACACAGGGCATTTGAGAAAATTGCGGAAAGGAGACCTTTTTACCAGATAACTACCCTGACTGACCGAATGAACTACTGCTCATCTCCCATTAACAACTTTGGATGGCACATGACTGTAGAAAAGCTGCTGGGAATTACAGTACCCAAAAGAGCTGAATATATCAGAGTGATTATGATGGAATTGGCGAGAATTTCTGACCACCTCATTTGTAACTCTATTTTGGGAGTAGATACTGGTGCTTACTCAGGTTTTTTGTATGTAATGCAGGAAAGGGAAAAAGTTTACGAAATATACGAAGAAGTTTGTGGTGCCAGACTGACCACCAATATGGGTCGGATCGGAGGTATGGAAAGAGACCTATCACCTACCGCTATCAAAAAGATTAAAGATTTCGTCAACAACTCCATGCCTAAAGTTATGAAGGAGTTTGAAGAGCTTTTTGTAAGAAACAGGATATTTAGAGATCGTACCATCGACGTAGGGCCAATAAAAGCTGAAAGAGCAATGGAATACGGCTTTACTGGCCCCAACCTCAGAGCGGCTGGCATTGACTATGATATTAGAATAATGGAGCCCTATTCTTCTTATCAGGATTTTGAATTTGAAATTCCTGTGGGTCATAATGGCGATACTTTTGACAGATTTATGGTGAGAAACTCTGAAATCTGGGAAAGTCTGAAAATAATAAAACAGGCGATAGACAATCTACCGGAAGGTGCTTATTATGCCAATGAAAACCATTATTATCTACCTCCCAAAAAGGATGTTTACAGCAAAATGGAAGCCCTGATTTATCATTTTAAAATCGTAATGGGCGAAATTGATGCTCCGGCAGGAGAGGTTTATCATGCAGTAGAGGGTGGAAACGGAGAGTTGGGATTCTATCTGATTAGCGATGGAGGCCGCACACCTTATCGTTTACACTTCAGAAGACCGGGATTTATTTATTATCAGGCATTTCCTGAAATGATTGAAGGTTTGACCGTTTCAGATATTGTACCAATAATGAGTAGTTTAAATGTAATTGCAGGCGAGTTGGACGCTTAA
- a CDS encoding NADH-quinone oxidoreductase subunit B: protein MSKINIVDAPEGFEGSGFFATSLDKIIGLARGNSLWPLPFATSCCGIEFMATMGSHYDISRFGSERPSFSPRQADILMVMGTIAKKMAPVVKQVYLQMSEPRWVMAVGACASSGGIFDTYSVLQGIDRVIPVDVYVPGCPPRPEQIIDGLMQIQEIAKNEPLRRRNTPEYRALLESYNIL from the coding sequence ATGAGCAAAATAAATATTGTGGATGCTCCTGAGGGCTTTGAAGGTTCAGGTTTTTTCGCAACGTCACTAGACAAAATAATTGGACTTGCCAGAGGAAACTCTCTCTGGCCGCTGCCATTTGCAACTTCCTGTTGTGGCATTGAATTTATGGCTACTATGGGGTCGCACTATGACATTTCGAGATTTGGTTCTGAAAGACCGAGCTTCTCCCCGCGTCAGGCCGACATTTTGATGGTTATGGGTACAATTGCCAAAAAAATGGCCCCCGTTGTAAAACAAGTTTACCTGCAAATGTCGGAACCACGGTGGGTGATGGCTGTTGGTGCATGTGCCTCATCAGGAGGTATATTTGATACCTATTCTGTATTGCAAGGCATTGACCGTGTTATACCGGTTGATGTATATGTTCCGGGGTGTCCTCCCCGACCAGAACAAATCATAGATGGTTTGATGCAGATACAGGAAATAGCTAAAAATGAGCCTCTAAGAAGAAGAAACACACCGGAATACCGAGCACTTCTCGAATCATATAATATCCTATAA